The following DNA comes from Kitasatospora sp. NBC_01287.
AGAAGGCGGCGCCCTGCGGGTGGTCCACCGGCGGGCCGGCCGGCTCCTGCTCGGGCTGCTCCGCCCGATCGGCCCGAGGGTCGGCCCGAGGATCGGCCCGCGGAGCCGACTGCGCGGCCGCCCGCAGCGCCTGCTCGGCTGCGTCGGCGGCGGCCTCGCCCGCCAGGGCGGCCCGCTCGGAGGAGGAACGCCTTGCCTGGGTGAGCCTTCGCAGCGCGGCCATGGGACCGAGCATAGTCAGCCGGGGCCGCCCCGGACGCGCCGGGCGGCGGCGCGCGGACGGCGCACAATGGGTCGGTGACTCCACTGCTGCGCCGTGCCAAGAACCCCGCCGATCGCACCGTGACGCTGATCGGCAAGCCCGACTGCCACCTCTGCGCGCAGGCCAGGGCGGTGATCGTCCGGGTCACCGCCGAGTTGGGGGCCGCGTTCGAGGAGCGCGACATCACCCAGGACGAGGAGCTCTACCGGGAGTACTGGGAGCAGATCCCCGTCACCCTGGTGGACGGGCGCCAGCATGACTTCTGGCGGGTGGACGAGACCCGGCTGCGCGCCGCGCTCACGCGGTAGGCATGGGCGCGGCGCCGTTTCGGTTCGAACTTCTGGTCGGACGGCGCCCCGTGGGCGACGATGGTGCGGCCGGCCCGGCCGGTGGCGTGATGCGCGTCACTGTGACGGGACAAAACGGACACCATCTTTGTGCACACGTTCACAAACGCATAGCCTGGCAGCCAAAGCCCAGCTTCACCCACAGGAGCACCGTGGCAATCGGCCGATCCACCCCCAAATCCTCGCCCCCCAGCCCTGCCGACGGAGGCTCCATGCGCCGCACCCCTGTGGGACGCCAGACCCGTGCCCGCGGTATTCCCGAGGCCACCGTGGCCCGACTCCCGCTCTACCTGCGCGCGCTGACCGCGCTCTCCGAGCGCTCGGTCCCCACCGTCTCCTCGGAGGAGCTGGCCGCCGCGGCCGGGGTCAACTCCGCCAAGCTGCGCAAGGACTTCTCCTACCTCGGTTCCTACGGAACCCGGGGCGTGGGCTACGACGTCGAGTACCTCGTGTACCAGATCTCGCGTGAGCTGGGCCTCACCCAGGACTGGCCGGTCGTGATCGTCGGGATCGGCAACCTGGGCCACGCGCTCGCCAACTACGGGGGCTTCGCCTCCCGCGGCTTCCGGGTGGCGGCCCTGCTGGACGCCGACCCGAGCGTGGTCGGCAGCAGCGCGGCGGGCCTGCCGGTGCGGCACATGGACGAACTGGAGTCCATCGTGGAGAACCAGCAGGTCTCCATCGGTGTGATCACCACTCCGCCGGGCGCCGCCCAGCAGGTCTGCGACCGGCTGGTCGAGGCGGGCGTCACCAGCATCCTGAACTTCGCGCCCACCGTGCTGACCGTTCCGGACGGCGTGGACGTGCGCAAGGTGGACCTGTCGATAGAGCTGCAGATCCTGGCCTTCCACGAGCAGCGCAAGGCCGGCGAGGACCTGGAGGACGAGCGCGAGGAGGAGCCGGCCCCCAGTCGGACCGCCAACCCGGTGCGCGCGGCCGCCGCCAAGCTGCGCCGTGCGGCCGCCGGCACCAAGCCCGAGGCCAAGCCGGAGAAGAACGACAAGGCCCAGAAGTCGGCGGGCAGCGAGCACGAGCGGCCGGCGGTGATGCCCGCATGAGCCTGCTCGTCGTCGGGCTGAGCCACCGCACCGCCCCCGTCACCGTCCTGGAGCGCGCCGCGCTGACCGGGGAGGGCCCCACCCGCCTGCTGCACGACGCGGCCGCCACGGCCACCGTCTCCGAGGCGGCGCTGCTCAACACCTGCAACCGGATCGAGCTCTACGCGGACGTGGACAAGTTCCACGCCGGCGTCGCCGAGCTCTCGCTGCTGCTCGCCCACCACAGCGGCGTGGACCTTGAGGAGCTCACCGCCCACCTCTACGTCCACTACGAGGACCGAGCCGTCCACCACCTCTTCTCGGTGGCCTGCGGCCTGGACTCGATGGTGGTCGGCGAAGGCCAGATCCTGGGCCAGCTGCGCGACGCGCTGGCCACGGCCCAGGACGAGCACACCGCCGGGCGCGGTCTCAACGAGCTGTTCCAGCAGGCCCTGCGGGTCGGCAAGCGGGCGCACAGCGAGACCGGGATCGACCGGGCCGGGCAGTCGCTGGTCACCTTCGGGCTGGAGCGGATCGCCGCCGGTCTGGGGATCGACGCCGGTGAGATCGCCGGCAAGCGGGCGCTGGTGGTCGGCGCGGGCTCGATGAGCTCGCTGGCCGCCGCCACCCTGGCCAGGGCCGGGGTCGCCGACCTGCTGATCGCCAACCGCACCCCCGAGCGGGCCGAGCGGCTGGCCGCCACCCTGGGCGCCAGGACGGTCGACTTCGCCAAGGTGCCGCAGGCACTGGCCGACGTCGACCTGGTGATCTCCTGCACCGGCTCGGCCGGTGCGGTGATCCTGGCCGCCGACGTGGCCGCCGCGGTGGCGGCCCGGGCCGAGGCGGCACCGCTGGCCTTCCTGGACCTCGCGATGCCGCGCGACGTGGACCACGCCGTGCACGAGCTGCCCGGCGCGCTGCTCATCGACCTGGAGTCGCTCTCCCAGGCCGACGCCGCACTGCCCGGCGCCGGCGACGTGGACGCGGTCAGCGGCATCGTCGCCGACGAGGTGGCCGCCTTCGGCGCCGCCCAGCGCGCCGCGCGGATCGCCCCCACCGTGGTGGCGCTGCGCGCGATGGCCTCCGAGGTGGTCGGCGCCGAGCTGGCCCGCCTGGAGACCCGCCTGCCCGACCTGGACGAGCGCTCGCGCGCCGAGGTGGCGCAGACCGTGCGCCGGGTGGTCGACAAGCTGCTGCACGCACCGACGGTGCGGGTCAAGCAGCTGGCCGCCGAGCCCGGCGGCGCCTCCTACGCCGAGGCGCTGCGCGAGCTGTTCGACCTCGACCCGGGCGCGGTGCACGCCGTCTCCGGTACGCCCGTTGGTCCGCAGGCGCAGCCCACCAGCGGTAGTCTCGCGGGCGGAGCGGCCCGATGAGTCAACTGCACCACCCTCTCGACCACCAGCACCACCGGGATGATCACGTTATGAATGGTCAACTGAGCACGCATCAGGGCCAGTTGGATGTCGAGACGATACCGCTGCGGCTCGGCACCCGGCGCAGTGCGCTGGCCATGGCCCAGTCCGGGATGGTCGCGCGCGAGGTCAGCCGCCGCACCGGCCGCGAGGTCGAACTGGTGGAGATCACCACCTACGGCGACACCTCCCGCGAGCACCTCGCGCAGATCGGCGGCACCGGGGTCTTCGTCTCCGCGCTGCGCGACGCGCTGCTGGAGGGCCGGATCGACTTCGCCGTCCACTCGCTCAAGGACCTGCCGACCGCCGCGCCCGAGGGCCTCACCCTGGCCGCCGTGCCGCCGCGCGAGGACGCCCGGGACGCCCTGGTGGCCCGGGAGGGTCTCACCCTGGAGGCCCTGGTCGAGAAGTGCGCCGGGCGCGCCGCCCGGATCGGCACCGGCTCGCCGCGCCGGATTGCCCAGCTCAACGCCTGGGCCGCCGCGCAGGGCGTGGAGCTGGAGACGGTGCCCATCCGCGGCAACGTCGACACCCGGATCGGCTTCGTGACCGGCGGCGAGCTGGACGCCGTGGTGCTCGCCACCGCCGGCCTCAACCGGCTGGGCCGCGCCGCCGACATCAGCCAGCACCTGGAGCCCGAGCTGATGCTCCCGGCCCCCGGGCAGGGCGCCCTCGCCATCGAGTGCCGCTCCGACGCGCCCGAACTCCTCGCCGCCCTGGGCGCCCTGGACCATGCCGCCACCCGCGCCGCCGTCGTCGCGGAGCGCGCCCTGCTGGCCGCGCTGGAGGCCGGCTGCTCCGCCCCGGTGGCCGCCCTGGCCCGGCTGAGCAGCACGAACGAACTGCGGCTGGAGGGCGTCGTCGGCACCGTCGACGGCGCCACCCTGCTGACGATGTCCACCACTGGCCCGCTCGCGTCCGACGGGACGGCCGAACGGCAGGCACTGGCCCTGGGCCACGCGCTGGCCGCCAGGCTGCTCGACGGCGGGGCGGCCGGTCTGATGGGGGAGCGAGTCCGATGAGCCCCACCAACACCGCCGACCGCTCCGGACGCTGCACCTTCCTCGGTGCCGGTCCCGGCGACCCCGGTCTGCTCACGCTGCGCGCGGTCGAGGTGCTGGCCTCGGCCGACCTGCTGATCGCCGATCCGCTCACCGCCGGCGCCGTGCGCAGCCACTGCCCCACGGACGTCCAGGTGCACACGCCGGCCGTCGCCGACGGCGCGGGCGCCTCGATCGACATCGGCGGTGGCGACGCCGCCTCGCTCGCCCGGCTGATCGCCGAGGCGATCGAGGCCGGCAAGCACGTGGTCCGCACCGTCGACGGCGACCCGGGCCTGGACGGCCGGGCGGCCGAGGAGATGCTGCTCTGCGCCAAGGCCGGCACCGCCTTCGAGGTGATCCCGGGCGTGGCCCAGTCGGTCGGCGTCCCCGCCTACGCGGGCGTCCCGCTGCGCGGCAGCAACGGCGCCGACGTGCGCTTCGTGGACGGCTCGGCGCTGCTGGCCGGCGCCGTGCTGGACCTCGGCGTGCCCGAGACCACCCTGGTGGTGCGCACCACCCTGGGCCAGCTGCCCGCCACCGCCGCCGCGCTGGTCACCCACGGCCGCAAGCCGGACGCCGCGCTCTGCGCCACGCTCTCGGGCACCACCACCCGCCAGCGCACCTTCACCTCCACGCTGGCCACCATCGCGGCCGACCTGAAGGCGGCCCGGGTGCTGCCCTCGCCGGTCTCCGCCCCGGTGGACCCGGCCACCTCGGTGATAGCCGTGGTCGGCGACCAGGTCGCGCACCGCGACTCGCACTCCTGGTTCGAGACCAAGCCGCTCTTCGGCTGGAACGTCCTGGTGCCGCGGACCAAGGAGCAGGCCACCGGCCTCTCCGAGCAGCTGCGCTCCTACGGCGCGGTCCCGCAGGAGGTGCCGACCATCGCGGTCGAGCCGCCGCGCACCCCGCAGCAGATGGAGCGGGCGATCAAGGGCCTGGTCACCGGTCGCTACGAGTGGATCGCCTTCACCTCGGTCAACGCGGTGCGCGCGGTGCGCGAGAAGTTCGAGGAGTACGGCCTGGACGCCCGGGCGTTCGCCGGGATCAAGGTCGCGGCGGTGGGCGAGACCACCGCCAAGGCGCTGGTGGACTTCGGCGTGAAGCCCGACCTGGTGCCCAGTGGCGAGCAGTCCGCGGCCGGCCTGCTGGAGGACTGGCCGCCGTTCGACCCGGTCTTCGACCCGATCGACCGGGTGCTGCTGCCGCGCGCCGACATCGCCACCGAGACCCTGGTGGCCGGCCTGGTCGAGCTCGGCTGGGAGGTGGACGACGTGACGGCCTACCGGACCGTGCGCGCCTCGCCGCCGCCGGCCGAGACCCGCGAGGCGATCAAGGGCGGCGGTTTCGACGCGGTGCTCTTCACCTCGTCCTCGACCGTGCGCAACCTGGTCGGCATCGCCGGCAAGCCGCACAACGTCACGATCATCGCCTGCATCGGCCCGGCCACCGCCAAGACCGCCGAGGAGCACGGCCTGCGGGTGGACGTGATGGCCCCCGCGCCGTCCGCCTCCGCGCTGGCCCAGGCGCTGGCCGAGTTCGGCGCGGGCCGCCGGGACGCCGCCACCTCGGCCGGCGAGCCGGTCTACCGGCCCAGCGAGCGCCGCCCCGGTTCGCGCCGCAAGGCGCGCTGACCACTGGAGGAGTCTTGTCCTACCCTGCCATCCGCCCCCGCCGGCTGCGCACCACCCCCGCGGTGCGCCGCCTGGTGGCGGAGACCCGGCTGCACCCGGCCGAGTTCATCCTGCCGGCCTTCGTGCGGGAGGGCATCAGCGAGCCGGTGCCGGTGAGTTCGATGCCGGGCGTGGTCCAGCACACCCGCGACACGCTGCGCAAGGCGGCGGTCGAGGCGGCCGAGGCCGGTGTCGGCGGCATCATGCTCTTCGGCGTGCCGCGGACCAAGGACGCGGTGGGCTCGCAGGGCACGGACCCGGACGGCATCCTGCAGCTGGCGATCCGCGACGTGGTCGCCGAGGTCGGCGAGCAGCTGGTCGTGATGTCCGACCTCTGCCTGGACGAGTTCACCGACCACGGGCACTGCGGGGTGCTCGCGGCGGACGGCAGCGTGGACAACGACGCGACGCTGGCCCGCTACGCCGAGATGGCCGTGGTGCAGGCCGAGGCCGGGGTCCACATGGTCGGCCCGTCCGGGATGATGGACGGTCAGGTCGGCGTGGTCCGCCGGGCGCTGGACGCGGCGGGTCACCAGGACGTCGCGGTGCTCGCCTACACGGCCAAGTACGCCTCCGCGCTCTACGGCCCGTTCCGGGAGGCGGTCGACTCCTCGCTCAAGGGCGATCGCAAGACCTACCAGCAGGACCTGGCCAACGCCCGCGAGGCGCTGCGCGAGCTGGAGCTCGACCTCGCCGAGGGGGCCGACCTGGTGATGGTCAAGCCGGCCATGCCCTGCCTGGACATCCTGCGGCAGGTCGCCGACCGCTCGCCGGTGCCGGTGGTGGCCTATCAGATCTCGGGTGAGTACTCGATGGTCGAGGCCGCGGCGGCGAACGGCTGGATCGAGCGGGAGCGGACCATCATGGAGTCCCTCACCTCGATCCGCCGGGCCGGCGCCGAGCAGATCCTCACCTACTGGGCCGTCGAGGCCGCCCGGCTGCTCCGCCGCTGAGCAGGCCTCAGGAGAGGTGACCGAGGGGGCGTCAGCACTGTGCTGACGCCCCCTCGGTGCTGCCCGGCTCAGGCGTGGTGGTGCCAGCCGTCGATCTCGACCTGGCCGCTGCCCTCGCCGCCGGTGGCGGTGTCGGTCGCCCAGCGGGCGCCCTCGAAGCAGGTGTGGACGTGGTCGGTGCCCGCCCAGCCGTCGTGCCAGCCGGCCGCGAAGACCGGGGCGGCGCTGACCACGCCGCCGCCGCTGCCACCGGTGGAGACATGGGCGTAGGCGGGAGCGGCGATACCGGCGATCATCAGCGCGCCGGCCGCGACGGCGGCGGCCCTGCCCAGCATTCTCTGCATGAGGTCGGTCCTCTCTGTCGGAGGCGGACGCCCGGGGGAGCGGCCGCCCACTGTTACTCACATGACTGCGGGGCCGAGGGAGGCGTGCTCCCCAGGCCCCGCCGGGTCGTGCTCTGGAGGGTCAGGTACTGCTCTGGAGGGTCAGGTCGGTCTCAGGTGCGGTCCGTGGACTGCTCGGCGGACCGGTCGGGGCCGGCCGGTCCGCCCGTGTGAGGGGCTGGATCAGCCGATCAGGTGCGACAGCGCGCCGTCACCGTTGCTCTGGGTGGTCTGGCCCACGTTGCAGATCTGGTGCTGCTGCTGGTTGAGGACCGGGATGTCCGCCTGGACGGGGATCAGGCCGACCTGGACGTGGTGGACCTCGGGCAGGCAGATGTTCGGGTTGTCCAGGGTGTGGAAGTTCGGGCTGTGGTCGCCGTGGGTGCCGGTCGCGTTGGTGCCGCCGTTGCCCTGAACGGAGGCGGCCGAGCCGTCCGCGTCGCCGATCGCCATGGAGGGCGCGGCGGACATCGCGATGGCGGCGGTGGCCAGGCCGGCGGTGGCGAGAACCTTCTTCAGCATGGGGTGCTCTCTCTACTGCGGTGGAGTTACTACGGGATGGTGGAGCGGGTGGAACCGGGGGACCGTCAGCCGATCAGGTGCGAGGCGACGCCGTCACCGTTCGACTGGGTCGGCTGGCCGACGTTGCAGACCTGGTGGATCTGCTGGTTGCCGACCGGGATGTCCGCCTGGACCGGCACCAGGCCGACCTGGACGTGGTGGATCTCGGGCAGGCAGATGTTCGCGTTGTCCAGGAAGTGGAAGTTCGGGCTGTGGTCGCCCCACGTCCCGGTGTTGTTGGTACCGCCGTTGCCCTGCAGCGAGGCGCCGGAGCCGTCCGCGTTGCCGATCGCCATCGCCGGGGTCACGCCGGCGGCAACAGCCGCGGCCACCAGGCCGACGGTGGCCAGGGTCTTCTTGATCATGGGAATTCCTCTCTGGATTGCTCGTCCGCTGCGTCTGGGTGCAATCCGTTCAACGAATTGACCTGGTCTGCGGTCACCATGACTTTTGCGGCGTATTCAGGAATGCGATCACATCCGGCAGGGATCTCCGGCTGATCCTCGACTGCGGAGCGAGTGGGCGGCCGATCCGGCCGCCGTCGCGCTCGTTGTGCGGTGACACCGGTATCAAAGAACGGCGGCCGGGAAAGTTACGCGAGGCGTGCCGGGAAAAATTCGGTACGACCTGTTCGCCCGGCGTGTCGGTGCTATTAATAGCCCGTTCTGGCTAAGTCGTGCCCACTCATTCGGCGTCGGGTCGTTGAAGCAGATCGACCCCGGTTGTCTTCGTCGGCCTGTCCGCGCGGCGCCGGGGCCGTTGCCCCACTGCCTCACGAGATCGGATCAGGAACGACGATGAAGCTCTCCAAGCGGACCGGTGTACTGCTGCTGGCGGTCGGCGCCTCGGCCATCGCGGGCCAGGGCGCGGCCGCGGCGGCCGGTGCCAAGCCGATGACGCCCACCGAGGTGAAGGCCGTGGAGGACCAACTGGCCACCAAGAGCGTGCCGCTGCGGGTGCCGTTGGGGACGGTCACCGGGCAGGCGCCGATGCTCGACGGACTGGGCGGCGACGTCACCGGCAGCCTGCCGGCCTCGCCGGTGCAGCCGCCCACGTCGATCGGGCAGGGTGCGCACGAGGTGGTGCCGGACAAGGTGGTGCCGCCGCTCAACTTCAGCAAGGTCGGCCCCAGCCTGGACACCAACGTCCCGGTGCCCGCGCTCGCCGACGGGGTGCGGCCGGGCACGCTGGGCCTGGACGCGCCGCAGGCCCCGCTGAAGGCGGTCGGCCCGGCGGTCGGCCTGGGCCACCCGCTGAACTTCGTGCAGGGCCCCGACGGCGGGTTGAAGGACGGCGACCTGGCGCCCGGCGACCTGGACCCGCGGATCCTGCCCGGCGCGGTCTCGGCGGTGCCGGGGGCCAGTGCCAGCCTCGGCGGCCCGGACAAGCACACCTCGGTGACCCAGGCGGCGCAGAACCTGCTGGCCACCACCATGGCGGCCACCGACGAGGCGATGGGCAACGACTCCCAGGCCTGAGGCCGTCCCCCGAGCAGGGTCCAGGCCCGGTGCGAACGCACGCACCGGGCCTGGACGCTGCTCGGGGGCGGCAGCGGCCCCGGGCCGGGTCAGCTGCCCGGCACGGCGCCCATCAGCAGGCCCAGTCCCGGCAGGTCCTTGGCGCCCCCGCCGTCGCTGAGCGAGCCGGTGACGGCCGTGGAGCTGACCGGCCGCATGCCCGGGTTGTCCGGCTCGACCGCGACCGCGTTGTTGAGCGGGTCGGCGGCGGACTGGGCGAACGGGTCCAGCCGCAGGTCCTTGACCGGCCCGGTGACGTAGCCGGTGGTGCTGCCCAGCGCGCCGAGCGCCGGGCCGACCCGGGTCGGCTGCAGCTGGGCGGTGGGCTCTGCGGCGGCGGCCGCGACGGCGGCGCCGGCGGCAGCCGGCGTGAGCAGCAGCGCGGCCCCCAGCGCGGCCAGCGCGCCGCTGGTGGTGGTGAGGCTCAACGGGGGTCCTTCCCCTGGGTCCGGAGCGGCGCCGCGCGGGCGGCGCCGGGAGACGACGCCGGCCCCCGGACGGAGAGGTCCGGGGGCCGGCGGTCACATGACGGGCGCTGCTCAGCAGTCGTCGTCGTGGTGGTGCTCGGGCTCGGCGTTGACGCAGGTGTTGCCGAAGGCGGGGTTGAGCAGGCCGACCACGTTCACCGAGTTGCCGCAGAGGTTGACCGGGATGTGCACCGGGACCTGGACGGCGTTGCCGGAGCCGACGCCGGCCGAGTGCGCGGCCACGCCCTCGGCACCCGCGCTGGCGTTGGCCGCACCGGCCGCGCCGAGCACCAGGCCCGCGGCGGCGGTGGTGAGGATGGCGATCTTCTTGGTCTGCATGGAAATCTCCAGTTCAGCTACGGCGGGGGCTTGCTCAGCCGTGGTTCAGGCAGGTGTTGCCGAAGGCGGGGTTGAGCAGGCCGACCACGTCGACCGTGTTGCCGCAGAGGTTGACCGGGACGTGCACCGGGACCTGGACCAGGTTGCCGGAGAGCACGCCGGGCGAACCGGCCGCGACGCCCTGGGCGCCCGAGCTGGCGTTGGCGGCACCGGCACCGGCGAGCAGCAGGCCCGCGGCGGCGGCGGACAGGACGACGGTCTTCGAGAACTTGCGCATGGGGGTAATCCTCCGTTGGTTTTCCGGGGCCTTCGCCGCAGTTGCGGTCGAGGCCTTCCGGCGCATCGGGCGAAACAGGAAAGGTGATCGGAAGGTTCCGGTCGGCTGCCCGGAATCACTCGGGCGGGCGAAAAGGCGGTGAGCTCGCCGCGGCCCCGGACCGGAATGCCGTTCCGATCGTCAGTGGTTGACGCAGGTGTTGCCGAAGGCCGGGTTCAGCAGGCCGATCACATCGACACTGTTGCCGCACAGGTTGACCGGGACGTGCACCGGAATCTGCACCAGGTTGCCGGAGAGCACACCGGGCGAACCGGCCGCGACACCCTCGGCACCGGCGTGGGCGGAGGCGGCGGACGCGCCGCCCAGGATCAGGGCAGCGGCGGCGGCCGCGCCGAACGCGCCGTGGACGAGCTTGCGCATGACGGATTCTCTTTCTGCCTACGGTTGCTGACGGTGTGAAGCGGCTTCCCGAGCTAGAACGACCGGCGTCCCGGGCGGAAACGGGCGGGTGGCGGGATCGTCGGTGGGATCACCCGATCGCCTGGCGGCACGGGGCGGCGGGCCGGCGCAGGTGCGTACGAACGGGTGATTCAGGATTGGAAGCCGCAACCAGGTGGCAAAGGGGTCGTTGCTGATCATGCACGCATCGTGCTCAGCAACAAGGAGACTCAATATGAGCGTCAAGAAGGCTGCCGCTGTCGGCGCCGCTGTGGTCGGCATCGTGGCCGCGGGTGCCGGTACCGCCCTGGCCAGCTCCGGGGCCGAGGGCGCCGCGGTCGGTTCCCCGGGTGTGCTCTCGGGCAACGCCGTCCAGGTTCCGATCCACATCCCGGTCAACGCTTGCGGCAACAGCGTCGACGTGATCGGCCTGCTGAACCCGGCCTTCGGCAACACCTGCGTCAACGAGGGCTGACCCACGCCCGGCCGAGCCGCCGCCTGCCGCCTCCCCTCCTGAGGCACCCGGGCGGCGGCTTCGGCATGCCCGCACGCCTGCCCGGCGCGAGCACCTGTCCGAACAGGTGAGCCACGCAACGGACATGAGTGCGACTCAAGTTTCGTTGTCCTGAGCCTTGTTGTACTACTTGTCAGTACCTACGATGTGAACCCGCTCACCGCACCACTCCGCCACCCCCACCTAGGAGTCATGCGTGATCAGGAGATTCACCTCAGGTCCCCCCACCGCCCTGCTGGCCGTGGCCGCGCTGGTCGCCACCCTGGGCCTGGCCGCCGGTGCCCCGCAGGCCCGGGCCGACACGGCGAGCCCGCGGGCCGCGCTGCCGGGCGCGATCGTCTCGCTCGGCGACAGCGCCATCTCCGGGGAGGGCGCCGGCACCGACACCAGTGACGGCTACTTCGCGGGCACCGACGGCCCCAAGGACTACTGCCACCGCCACCCCCAGTCGGAGATCTTCGACACCGGACTGTCCGGCCTGACCGCCGTCGACCTGGCCTGCTCCGGGGCCCAGACCGGAGACCTGGTCAGCGACCCGACCCTGGCGCAGGTCACCGGCGGCGGCAGCGGCGACTACGGCGAGCCCAAGCAGGACGCCCAACTCGCGCAGACCGCGGCCAAGTACGACGTCAAGATGGTGGTCGTCACGATCGGCGCCAACGACGACTTCGACTTCAGCGGGATCATGGAGAGCTGCCTCGGCCAGTACTTCCCGATCCCGCAGTCGACCGGCTGCCGGGACACCATCGGCAGCGCCGCCATCACCCAGCGGGCCGCCAAGGTGATCCCCAAGGTGACCGCCGCGATCACCGACGTCCGCGACACCATGCGGACCGCCGGCTACCCGGACGGCTCCTACCAGCTGGTCTTCCAGTCGTACTTCACCCCGATCACCCCCGACATCCGGGCCAACGACTACGCGACCAAGGTCGCCCAGGGCTGCCCCGCCTTCCCCGAGGACCTGGCCTGGGGCCACAACTGGGTGGTGCCGACCTTCGACGACGCGCTGCGCCAGGCCGCCGAGGCGGTGCCGGGCGTCCGCTTCCTGGACCAGCGCCGGGTCTCCTACGGCCACGAGGTCTGCGCGGAGTGGACCACCTCGCCCTACGAGTACACCAACGGCGACGTGATCGACCTCTCGGAGAACACCCGCAACGGCTGCGACTTCTCGATCGGGATCCTCTCGCTCTGCGAGAACGAGATCCGGCAGTCCTACCACCTGCGGGTGGCCGGCTACCACGGCGAGGGAAACTGCCTCGCCGAGTTCTACGACCAGCCGGGCCAGCAGGAGGCGTACTGCACCCTCGACCAGGGCGACGGCACCACGATCATGCCGCTGACGCCGGGTCAGCCGTTCGGCGACGGGCCCGAGGACGGTGCCTGGTACCAGCTGACCAACACGGCCACCGGCCAGGTGCTCGACCTGTCCGGCGGCGGCACCTACGGTGACAGCACCAACGGCCGGCTCGCCATCAACTACCCGGCCGACGGCGGCCTCAACCAGTCCTTCGTGCTGGAGGCCAAGCCCGGCGGCAGCTACGAGCTGGACTTCAGCGGCAACCGGAACATGTGCCTGGACGCCACCGGCGGCGCCACCGCGACCGGCACCCGGCTGGAGCAGTGGAGCTGCAACGGCGGCGGCAACCAGCACTGGGTCTTCGAGCCGGCCGGCAACGCCCGCTACAAGCTCGCCGACTCGCAGAACACCGCGATGGTCGCCACGGCCAGTGCCGACCACGACGGCCAGAACAACCCGATCGTCGAACTGGCCGCGGACACCGGTGCCTCGGCCCAGCTCTGGCAGCTGACCAAGCTCGGCATCGTCTACCTGCACAGCTGACCAACCTTCAGGCCTGCGTGGGAAGTCGGCCCGCCCGACCTCCCACGCAGCGTCAGGGGGCCGCTAGGGTGAACACGGTGATCACTACCGAACGCCTGCGCCTGCGCCCGCTGACCACCGCCGACACCGACTGGTGGGTCGAGCTGCACGCCGACCCCGAGGTCGGCCGCTTCCTCGGCGGCTACACCCGCGAACAGGCGGCCGCCCGGCTGGCCGGCATCGAGGAGCAGTGGCAGCAGCGCGGCCACGGCCTGTGCGCCATCGAACTCGCCACCACCGGCGAGCCGATCGGCCGCAGCGGCCTCTTCTGGTGGGAGCAGTTCG
Coding sequences within:
- a CDS encoding rodlet layer protein, which translates into the protein MIKKTLATVGLVAAAVAAGVTPAMAIGNADGSGASLQGNGGTNNTGTWGDHSPNFHFLDNANICLPEIHHVQVGLVPVQADIPVGNQQIHQVCNVGQPTQSNGDGVASHLIG
- a CDS encoding chaplin; amino-acid sequence: MQTKKIAILTTAAAGLVLGAAGAANASAGAEGVAAHSAGVGSGNAVQVPVHIPVNLCGNSVNVVGLLNPAFGNTCVNAEPEHHHDDDC
- a CDS encoding chaplin, which encodes MRKFSKTVVLSAAAAGLLLAGAGAANASSGAQGVAAGSPGVLSGNLVQVPVHVPVNLCGNTVDVVGLLNPAFGNTCLNHG
- a CDS encoding chaplin, coding for MRKLVHGAFGAAAAAALILGGASAASAHAGAEGVAAGSPGVLSGNLVQIPVHVPVNLCGNSVDVIGLLNPAFGNTCVNH
- a CDS encoding chaplin, which codes for MSVKKAAAVGAAVVGIVAAGAGTALASSGAEGAAVGSPGVLSGNAVQVPIHIPVNACGNSVDVIGLLNPAFGNTCVNEG
- a CDS encoding RICIN domain-containing protein, producing the protein MIRRFTSGPPTALLAVAALVATLGLAAGAPQARADTASPRAALPGAIVSLGDSAISGEGAGTDTSDGYFAGTDGPKDYCHRHPQSEIFDTGLSGLTAVDLACSGAQTGDLVSDPTLAQVTGGGSGDYGEPKQDAQLAQTAAKYDVKMVVVTIGANDDFDFSGIMESCLGQYFPIPQSTGCRDTIGSAAITQRAAKVIPKVTAAITDVRDTMRTAGYPDGSYQLVFQSYFTPITPDIRANDYATKVAQGCPAFPEDLAWGHNWVVPTFDDALRQAAEAVPGVRFLDQRRVSYGHEVCAEWTTSPYEYTNGDVIDLSENTRNGCDFSIGILSLCENEIRQSYHLRVAGYHGEGNCLAEFYDQPGQQEAYCTLDQGDGTTIMPLTPGQPFGDGPEDGAWYQLTNTATGQVLDLSGGGTYGDSTNGRLAINYPADGGLNQSFVLEAKPGGSYELDFSGNRNMCLDATGGATATGTRLEQWSCNGGGNQHWVFEPAGNARYKLADSQNTAMVATASADHDGQNNPIVELAADTGASAQLWQLTKLGIVYLHS